CGGGATGGTGCGCACCAGTCCCAGTTCGCCATGGGTGGCCAAAAAATCCATATTCGGGGTCGGCGCTGCCTGCAGCGGAGTTTGCCCCTCTAATTCCGGCAGGGGATAATCCCCCATACCGTCGCCGATCAGGATTACATATTTCATTTAACCCTCAGGTCACGATTAGCTCTGGTTGGTGATTTGGTTTAAGTCATCCTGTTATTTCATTGGCAGCGCGCTTTTTTATGAATGTTTCGGTGCCACCAAAGGCTCAGTTAAAATTATCAGGGACTTTTTCCATTATTTCATCTACCGTAACTTTCTTTGCATCAAGCCCTTGGGTAAAATTATCAATCTTGCGGGCAGCTAGCAAAGGCTCAGATCTGGGCGGAATCAAGACCAGGATCTTCAATCCGTAAGAGCACGGTCTTTTGACTGATCTCGGGCAGTTGGTCAATTTCGGCTAAGGCCTGGTTGACATCGGCTTCGCGGGCCTCATGAGTAATCATCACGATCGGCACCGATTCCTGCAACCCTCGACCCTTTTGAATCACGGCGGCAATGCTGATCTGGTTTTTACCCAATATTCCAGATACTTGGGAAAGAACCCCGGGGCGGTCCTGGGCCGCAAAGCGAAAATAGTAATTGGTGACCAGATCGTCCAGGGGTTTGATCACCCGTCTTCTCTGGCTGAAATTTTCAATGCCCAAAGGCGGCATGCGCCTCTTAATGCCGTGGGTCAGATTGCGGGCCAGCTCAATCAGATCAGCGACTACAGCACTGGCAGTGGACATCATCCCGGCCCCTTGCCCATAGAGCAGAATGGGACCGACAGCATCCCCGATGATGTATACGGCGTTGTAAGGGCCGTTGACATTGGCCAGGATATGATCCACCGGAATCATGGTGGGATGAACCCGGGCCTCCACACGCTGGCCATCATCTCGGGTAATAGCCAATAGCTTGATCTGATAGCCGAACTCTCGGGCAAACTGCAGATCCACCAACTCAAGTTCAGAAATGCCCTCTACGGCAATGGCGGTAAAATCGATCGGAGCCCCATAAGCGAGAGCCATCAGAATGGCCAGTTTATGGGCGGTATCAATACCTTCGACATCCAGAGTGGGATCGGCTTCGGCATAACCTTGATCTTGCGCCTCTTGTAGGGCCTGCTGAAAGGAGGCGGCCTCGGTCGACATGCGAGTCAGGATATAATTGGCGGTGCCATTTAAGATGCCAAACATTTCCTTAATGCGATTGGCCGCCAGTCCCTGGCGCAGAGAAAGAATCATCGGGATCCCCCCGCCGACACTGCCCTCGAAGGCCACCTCCACCCCGGCCTGGGCCGCGGCCTGGAAAATCTCGTTGCCATGCAAGGCCAACAGGTGTTTGTTGGCAGTGACCACGTGTTTACCCCGGGCAATAGCGGCCATCACCAGTTCCCGGGCCGCGTCAACGCCGCCGATTAGTTCAACCACGATATCAATCTCGGGATCATCGAGGATGTCCCGAACCTGGCTAGTCAAAAGCCGGGGATCAAGCTGAACCGGTCGGGGTCTCTCGAGGTCCAGATCTGCCACTTTCCTCAGGATCAGCGGGGCCCCCAGACGCTGGTGGAAGCGATTGCCACTTTCGGTGAGCAGACGCGCCACTCCACACCCGACCGTGCCCAAGCCAATAATCCCCACCTGGACGGGTTTCACTGCTTTTTCCCTTGCAAAACCTTTCTGAGACCACGAATCGCCTGGTTGATCCGGTGGACGTTTTCGACCAGGGCAAAGCGGACGTAGTCATCACCATATTCGCCGAACCCCAGGCCGGGAGAGACGGCCACTTTGGCCTCCTGGATCAACATTTTACAAAATTCTACCGATTTCAGGTCCCGAAATTTCTTGGGAATCTTGGCCCAGACAAACATGGTCCCTTTGGGGGACTCCACCCGCCAGCCGATACGCTGTAGACCCCGGCACAGAGCATCACGTCGTTCTTTGTAAACATTGACGATCTCCTGGACCGGCTCATAGGGACCGTTTAAGGCGATGATTCCGGCGATCTGGATGGGCTGAAAGACGCCATAATCCAGGTAGCTTTTGATGCGGGTCAAGGCATGCACCATCTTGGGGTTGCCCACAGTGAAGCCTAAACGCCAGCCCGGCATGCTGTAACTTTTGGAAAGCGAAAACAGTTCCACCCCGACTTCCTTGGCTCCTGGAATTTCCAGAAAACTGGGGGCCACATAGCCGTCAAAGACCAGATCGGCATAAGCGAAGTCGTGGACGATCATAACATTGTATTCTTGCGCGTAAGCCACTACTTTTTCGAAAAACTCCCGCTCGACCACCGCGGTAGTCGGATTATGGGGAAAAGAGATGATCAGCATCTTGGGCCGGGGCCGGATCAGCCGGGTGATGGTCACCAGATCCTCAAAGAAATCCCGTTCCGGATCGAGGGGGATGCTCACCAGGTCCCCGCCCGATATGACCACCGAATAAGCATGGATCGGATAGGTGGGGTTGGGCACCAAAACCACCTCGCCAGGGCTGATAGTGGCCAATACCAAATGAGATAGCCCCTCCTTGGCCCCGATGGTGGCGATGGCTTCGGTTTCCGGGTCAATATCGACATTAAAGCGGCGTTTATACCAATCAGCAATGGCCCCCCGGAGTTTGGTAATGCCCCGGGAGGCCGAGTAACGATGGTTGTGAGCTTTTTGCGCCGCCTCGATCAGCTTGTCAACAATATGCTGGGGAGTGGGGAGATCAGGGTTGCCCATGCCCAGGTCGACGATGTCTTCCTGCCGCCGCCGGGCCTCCATTTTCAAAGCATTGACGGTGGCGAAAACATACTCAGGCAACCGTTGCATGCGGGGAAATTCTTCCATTGCGTTGTCCTTTAGGGCCGTCAGCGGCCGCCATAATTTTTTTGAATTAATAATAATTACATCAAAAAACCCCGATTTGTCAAACTCATTGCTGGCTGCAATAAAATGTTAAACTTTTAGATAAGAAGAGAGGAAAATTTCCATGGCTGGATCAAATGACGGGTGAGGCTCAAAGTTGGCAGTGAGCCTGGAAATCTGGGCCGGATCGTATATCGACCCGGCCTAGACAGAATTAGAGGATGGCTCTAGTCCATTTCCAACATCTTCTTACCGCAGCACTCAGGTCGGGGCTCGCCTTTTTTTGGTTTCCTTATAGGCATTACACTGCGGGCAGTAATAGCGCAGGGTTTCCTCGTTCTTATCTGGTTGTTTCATTTTACAACCGCATTCACACATGGGTTTTCCTGCTGAGCGGATTTTGGATGAGTAATAAATATATTATTATTACAAACTGGTAATCAATAGGCTCCCAAGAAAAATTTTCCGGTTTTCTCTAGAATGGTCTCTAATACCGATTAGCTTTCAAATGAGTAATTTTATCCTTTATCCCCTCTCCCCCATTTGAGGGGTTGGGGATGCGGCAGGGGCTATCAGTCCCGGCCCCTCCCCAATTTGTCATTAATTTTGCTATCGAGAAGATTTTGGCAGCGATAGGGGGCTGGACAAGGTTAAGTAGCTAGTTCCAGCTGGAAAATTCCGTTTGGCGTCATACTGGCCTTAATGCCCAGCTGACCCAGAAGCTGGCTTAGCGACCGCCCCAACAACAATTCGGTGGCCGCAGCCGGGACCTCCCAGTCGTCGATTAACATCTGACGCAGATAATGATCGAAATGGAGAAGGTCAAACAGAGTTTTGTGTACCTCTTCGCCGCCCTGCGGGAGTTCCCGCACCGCAGTCTCAAACAGGTCATAGGCACAACGCTGTTCGTGGGCTTCAATCAGTTCCCATAACTCAGGGAGATCTCCAAATAGCTGTTGGCGGCTGAGTGGAGTTTCCGACCGCGCCGGCTGTTCCTCTTCCTTCAGCCAACAGGCCTGGTCCCGACACTGTTGGGGGCGCTGATCATAGATCAGGCAGCGGTTCGGTTCTTCGCGATAGAACTGACACTGGCGAGTGCCGGGCAGGTGCCGGATCTTGAGGCGTTCCTCGGGCAGGGCGAACACCTCACCGCTCCGGGGCGAGGACACCCTTTCCCCTTTCCTCAAGGTATAAACATCCGTCCAGGTCAAGACATTGTTCTGAAAGAGATACAGATCGCTGGACATCAAGGTAGGGGTATGCCGCTGGCAACATTCGCCGCAACGGACGCACAGGCCCTCAGTGTTGCGTTTATGTTTTTTAGTGATCTCCAGTAATTGATACCAACGGAAGCTTCTTTCAGGAACCCGCAGGTCATTCCACTCCCGGTATAAGCGTTGAAAATTGGCTTCCTGCTTAATCCGTGCCTCCAACTCTCGAAAACGCCCCGACTTGGGTTCCATCCCCAACAGCTCGGTAAAATATTCCTTCCAGAGACTGGCCATCACCTCACAACTACCCCGCTCCAACGCAGTAATGGGATTATCTCGGATTTTACCGGTGAATTTTCTGGTTTTTTCCATCCAAATCCTCTTTCAGAAGTTGTTGGTTTTCGTTGGTGGTTTTGGTTGTTGGTTTTTTTCTATAGAAAACCGCAAGCCGAAAACTATCATTCAGATAGTAATCCGGGAAAAATCGGCCATTTTCAAGAAAGTCTGGCTGATGCGCACCAGCAGCGCCAGCCGATTATGCCGCCGGGGTAGGTCTTCGGTCATCACCAAGACATCATCAAAAAACCGGTCCACCGGCGTCTTGAGCGCGGCTAAGGCCTGGCAGACCTGAGGATAATCGCGGGCCGGCAAGGCCTGGCTGACGGTCGCTTCCATCTGTTCGGTGGCCGCCAGCAAGTCATGTTCCGCCGGGTGTTCGAACAGGGCGGCATCTACCGGGCCGGGTGCAGTGCCCCGCGAAATATTGATCACCCGTTTGAAGGCTACCGCCAGGGCCGGGAAATCCGCGCTGCGGCGCACTTCCTCCAGAGCCCGGACCTTCTCCATGGCCTCCACCACATCAGTAAAGGCGGTGGATAACACTGCATCGACTACCTCGAAGCTGTAGCCTTCCCCGGTCAGCAGATGCTGCAGACGGGTGCGGAAGAACTCCAGTACTTCTTCTAAAGTTTGGTCAGCCGGTTCAGTCAACTTGTCTTTCAAAAGGGCGAGGCTGTAGCCAATGGCCCCGAACAGATCTAAATAGAATTTTTTATTCACCAAAATATTGATGATGGCCAGGGCTTGACGCCGCAAACCATAAGGATCGGCGGCCCCCGTGGGGATCAGCCCCACCCCAAAGCAGCCACAGATGGTATCCAGGCGATCGGCCAGGCCCACCATCGCTCCGACCAGATTGTCCGGCAGCCGATCCCCGGCATGACGGGGCAAATAGTGGTCAAAAATCGCCTCTGCCACCTCTGGAGACTCGCCAGCCCGAAGCGCGTATTCTCGCCCCATGATTCCCTGCAGGCTGGGAAATTCCCCCACCATGCCGCTGACCAGATCGGCCTTGCACAAGGTCGCGGCACGGGCCACCTGCTCCACTTTATCGGGCAGCAAATGTTCGGCCAGATAGCGGGCCAAGGCCCGAAAACGGTCCATTTTCTCATAGGAAGTGCCCAGCAAAGAATGGAACACAACCCCTTTAAGCTCTTCCACCCAGTTATCCAAGGGGACTTTCGAGTCTTCCTGGAAAAAAAACATGGCATCACTGAGACGGGCCCGCAGCACCCGCTCATGTCCCTGTTGCACCACCTGGGGATCTCGGGCCAGGGTATTGTTGATGGCAATAAAATGCGGCAGCAGTTTCCCAGAGGCATTTCGCAAAGAAAAATAACGCTGATGCTCCCGCATGGCGGTAATTAAAACCTCATCGGGAAGCTCCAAGAATTTTTCCTCAAAATTGCCGCAGGAGGTAGAAGGATATTCGACCAAAAAGGTATTTTCCTGTATTAAATCCGGGTCCGGGACCACCTGACCATTAACCTGGGCCGCGGCGCGTTCCAGTCCCTCGACTAATTTTCCCTGACGCAACGCTGGGTCGACCAGCACATACGCCTGTTGGAGGGCGTTGACATAAGACTCAAGACCCGCATCCGCTAAGGTAATGGCCTGCGGGGCCAGGAAACGGTGGCCATAAGTTACGGCACCACTGGCAACCCCACCCAGGGTAAAAGGGATTACTTCATCCCCCAGCAGGGCGACAATCCAGTGAATGGGGCGGGCAAAGGTGATGGTCTCCGAGCCCCAGCGCATAGATTTGGGAAAAGACAGGCTCAGAATCCATTCGGGCAAAATCTCTGGTAAACGGTCCCGGGTAAGCTGGCCCCGAGTGCGTTTCTTTACCGCCATATAGGGACCGCGGTCCGTAGCTACCGTTACCAAATCCTCCACTGCCACCCCTTGGGCCCGGGCAAATCCCTGAGCTGCCTGGGTAGGCCGTCCCTCGGCATCGAAGGCCACTGCTTGCGGCGGGCCGATAATCTCGGCGGTAAATTCCTCCTGCCTTTCTGCCAGGTCTTGGACCACCACAGTTAACCGACGGGGAGTGGCCATGGTGGTTATCTCTCCCCCCTTAAGGCGTTCCTGCTCCAGGCGTTTGCGGAGAGAAGATTTCATTTCTTCCAGGACCGGCGGAATAAAACCGGCTGGTATTTCTTCGGTGCCAATCTCTACTAGCAGTCGCGTCGCCATCTTGCCTCTCTTTTATTACTCCGAGCCTTTAAAAGTTTAATCAGAGGGGAGAGCCGGGGGACCGCCAGCCACCCGCCATTCCCCAAGATCGGTTTTTATCTGCTTCTAATTCAGTTATTTTATGAACAGCGCAATATCTCTGGTCAAGCTGCCCTCTT
This genomic window from Deltaproteobacteria bacterium contains:
- a CDS encoding homoserine dehydrogenase, with product MKPVQVGIIGLGTVGCGVARLLTESGNRFHQRLGAPLILRKVADLDLERPRPVQLDPRLLTSQVRDILDDPEIDIVVELIGGVDAARELVMAAIARGKHVVTANKHLLALHGNEIFQAAAQAGVEVAFEGSVGGGIPMILSLRQGLAANRIKEMFGILNGTANYILTRMSTEAASFQQALQEAQDQGYAEADPTLDVEGIDTAHKLAILMALAYGAPIDFTAIAVEGISELELVDLQFAREFGYQIKLLAITRDDGQRVEARVHPTMIPVDHILANVNGPYNAVYIIGDAVGPILLYGQGAGMMSTASAVVADLIELARNLTHGIKRRMPPLGIENFSQRRRVIKPLDDLVTNYYFRFAAQDRPGVLSQVSGILGKNQISIAAVIQKGRGLQESVPIVMITHEAREADVNQALAEIDQLPEISQKTVLLRIEDPGLDSAQI
- a CDS encoding aminotransferase class I/II-fold pyridoxal phosphate-dependent enzyme translates to MEEFPRMQRLPEYVFATVNALKMEARRRQEDIVDLGMGNPDLPTPQHIVDKLIEAAQKAHNHRYSASRGITKLRGAIADWYKRRFNVDIDPETEAIATIGAKEGLSHLVLATISPGEVVLVPNPTYPIHAYSVVISGGDLVSIPLDPERDFFEDLVTITRLIRPRPKMLIISFPHNPTTAVVEREFFEKVVAYAQEYNVMIVHDFAYADLVFDGYVAPSFLEIPGAKEVGVELFSLSKSYSMPGWRLGFTVGNPKMVHALTRIKSYLDYGVFQPIQIAGIIALNGPYEPVQEIVNVYKERRDALCRGLQRIGWRVESPKGTMFVWAKIPKKFRDLKSVEFCKMLIQEAKVAVSPGLGFGEYGDDYVRFALVENVHRINQAIRGLRKVLQGKKQ
- a CDS encoding YkgJ family cysteine cluster protein; the encoded protein is MEKTRKFTGKIRDNPITALERGSCEVMASLWKEYFTELLGMEPKSGRFRELEARIKQEANFQRLYREWNDLRVPERSFRWYQLLEITKKHKRNTEGLCVRCGECCQRHTPTLMSSDLYLFQNNVLTWTDVYTLRKGERVSSPRSGEVFALPEERLKIRHLPGTRQCQFYREEPNRCLIYDQRPQQCRDQACWLKEEEQPARSETPLSRQQLFGDLPELWELIEAHEQRCAYDLFETAVRELPQGGEEVHKTLFDLLHFDHYLRQMLIDDWEVPAAATELLLGRSLSQLLGQLGIKASMTPNGIFQLELAT
- a CDS encoding glycine--tRNA ligase subunit beta; protein product: MATRLLVEIGTEEIPAGFIPPVLEEMKSSLRKRLEQERLKGGEITTMATPRRLTVVVQDLAERQEEFTAEIIGPPQAVAFDAEGRPTQAAQGFARAQGVAVEDLVTVATDRGPYMAVKKRTRGQLTRDRLPEILPEWILSLSFPKSMRWGSETITFARPIHWIVALLGDEVIPFTLGGVASGAVTYGHRFLAPQAITLADAGLESYVNALQQAYVLVDPALRQGKLVEGLERAAAQVNGQVVPDPDLIQENTFLVEYPSTSCGNFEEKFLELPDEVLITAMREHQRYFSLRNASGKLLPHFIAINNTLARDPQVVQQGHERVLRARLSDAMFFFQEDSKVPLDNWVEELKGVVFHSLLGTSYEKMDRFRALARYLAEHLLPDKVEQVARAATLCKADLVSGMVGEFPSLQGIMGREYALRAGESPEVAEAIFDHYLPRHAGDRLPDNLVGAMVGLADRLDTICGCFGVGLIPTGAADPYGLRRQALAIINILVNKKFYLDLFGAIGYSLALLKDKLTEPADQTLEEVLEFFRTRLQHLLTGEGYSFEVVDAVLSTAFTDVVEAMEKVRALEEVRRSADFPALAVAFKRVINISRGTAPGPVDAALFEHPAEHDLLAATEQMEATVSQALPARDYPQVCQALAALKTPVDRFFDDVLVMTEDLPRRHNRLALLVRISQTFLKMADFSRITI